In Bacteroidota bacterium, the DNA window CGACACCGCCCAGCGATTCCGCAAGCGCAAAGACTGTGGTCGAGCCGATGATCCGGTGTGCTTCTTCAATCCCACCTGCGATTCGGAAACTAATGACTCCCCCAAATCCGTCGAACAGCTTTGCCGCCGTTTCGTGAGTCGCGTGGGACACACGTCCAGGGTAGAACACCTCTTGCACCGCCGGATGAACCTCTAAGAACTCCGCGACCCGGTGTGCATTTTCTTCGTGCTGCCGCATTCTCACACCCAACGTCTTGATGCCTCGCAGCACGAGCCAACTATCGAACGAGCCGGTGGTAACACCGAGTGCATTCGCAAGCCAATAGATGCGATCGCCGAGCTCGCGCTCTTTTGCGATCACCGCTCCGCCGACCACATCGGAATGTCCGTTGAGCCACTTCGTCGTCGAGTGCACAACGATGTCTGCGCCGAATGCGAACGGTTTGAAGTTGTACGGCGAGAGGAATGTATTATCTACACAAACAAGAATGTCGTGTCGGTGTGCGATCTCGGCAAGCGCCGGAAGATCGACAACTCTGAGCAATGGGTTGCTTGGTGTCTCGATCCACAGACATCGGGTGTTCGACGTAACAGCGGCTTCGAGTGCGCGCACGTCTTCGAGATCGACGAACGACACATCGAGGATGCCTTGTGTCTGATAGTGATTCAGTAGTCGTGCTGTCCCACCGTAACAATCATGCGTGCAGATGATATGCGAACCCGCAGGAAAATGTGAAAGCACGGTGGTAATCGCTGCCATTCCGGTCGAAACGGCGACCGCCGTTGCGCCGCCTTCAAGCTCGGCCAGTACGGTCTCGAGCGTTGCACGTGTGGGATTACCGGAGCGTGTATAGTCGTAACCCGTGCTCACACCCGGTGCGCGAAAGCGGAAGTTGGACGATTGATAGAGCGGCGTACCGATGCTCCCGTACTCGGAATCGGTATGCGTGGTCAGTTGTATTGCGGATGTTTCGATGTGCATGGTCGTCTGATGTTTGGTGGACTCATTCCAAGAACAGCAGACGACACACGAGGTTGGCGATCTATTCCCACATGCAGACGCCGGACCGATAGGTTTAAAACGAAAAACCTATCGGAAAGCGCCGATAGGTCGTAGTAGAGGTTCGCACACAAGCGAACAAGCTAATACCTCGGCTCATCTTTCCTTGAGATCGCTCTCGCGGCAGGATTTAGCACCTGGGCTCGAAGCCTTGCGGCTTCGACGGTTGCTACAGCTTCTTCGGGCCTGTCCCTCAGCTGTTCTTGATGAGTAACGAAAGAATAACTATTCGTATGGGATTTAAAGTTTCCGTTGCACTACGAACGAAGTGAGGAGTCCGGGAAAGCACTACGTCCAACAGGCGCATGTATTCAAAAGCGACTGCCAGTATTGACTTCTGCCATCGGTCAGAATGGCAAGTCTCGCGAATACTAGAGTAGTGTGATAACCACCGATGCAAGAATCGAGATTGCACCGATACCCAACCATACCACCGCCACCATGCAGCCTTTCGTCGTGCGGTTATACACTCGGTTGTACGCCGCTTTCTTTGGGTTCGTGAGCCATCCCCAGCCTCGAGGCGCCTTCAGACCCATGTTATTGCGAACGTACCGTTTCCACGATGTTCGCGCAGCGATGCGTTTCTTGATCGAAGGACGACGATACCCGAACCGCATACCCCCTCACTTCTAGGCCGCCGGCACCAGCGGCGATTCGTGTGTGTGCCCCATGCGCTCCAGACGCATTGAATGTGTGCGCATCTTCGGCATAACGAGACCGAGAATATAGGTCTTGAACATGAAGCTCCAGAATCCGCTGGCGTTGAGCTCCGGATCGATCAGATGCGCGACCTTCGCATGTGCAGCCGGCGTCTCGCTCCAGTGCGTGCTGGCACGCATGTGGTGTACGGTGTGATAGCCGTTATTGAACAGGAAGAGATTCGTTAGGCCCAGGAA includes these proteins:
- a CDS encoding PLP-dependent transferase, with amino-acid sequence MHIETSAIQLTTHTDSEYGSIGTPLYQSSNFRFRAPGVSTGYDYTRSGNPTRATLETVLAELEGGATAVAVSTGMAAITTVLSHFPAGSHIICTHDCYGGTARLLNHYQTQGILDVSFVDLEDVRALEAAVTSNTRCLWIETPSNPLLRVVDLPALAEIAHRHDILVCVDNTFLSPYNFKPFAFGADIVVHSTTKWLNGHSDVVGGAVIAKERELGDRIYWLANALGVTTGSFDSWLVLRGIKTLGVRMRQHEENAHRVAEFLEVHPAVQEVFYPGRVSHATHETAAKLFDGFGGVISFRIAGGIEEAHRIIGSTTVFALAESLGGVESLIEHPATMSHASMGADLRKKAGITDDIIRISVGIEHIDDLLHDLDRALGAHERRVSITAPSLEEVVA